The DNA window CCAGGGAAAGTTTATTAGGAAGCAGTTGATCTATGGGTACCACACTTTGTTCAGACATATACCAAATATCGTAAAAAAAGCCGATAAAAGCAAGAAAATGAAGAGCCTTGAAGGGGAGTATTGAAGGAAAAACGAAAGACCCGGGGGCCTTTTAGCTCAGGTACGGGCCGAGGCGTTTGCCGCCGCAGCGGCCTGGGCGGACTTTTTCCTCATGTTCTGGATATATTCGCCGAGCTTCTTGTCGGATACGGCTATGTGGGTCAGAACCCAGTCCCGCAGGTACATGGCAAATTTATTGGGAAGAAATTTCTTCCCGGAGTTGAATTCCGCAACCGTAAGGAGGACTTCCTTAACGAAGGATTCATGCTGTTTTTTATGGCTGGCATACTCCGGGTAATTGATTCGCTTCTGAATAGCCTCTTCGGTAGCAAAATGGAGCTGCACATACTGAACCGTTTCACGGATGGTTTTGAGGAACCGGGCGTTGGCAACATCACCCCCCTTAAGGCAGCTCAAAAAAAGCTCATTGGTCAGCCGTATAAGTCCCTGGTGCTGTTCATCAACTAACTTGATACCAATAGAAAGGGAAGGGCTCCATTTGACGATTTCTCTGCTTTCCATAAAACAAAATCTCCTTGTCGCGAAAAAACATCCACCTTTAGTTTAACCTTTTTTTTTCTGAATAAGCAAGTATTTTAGTTATTATCGGCAGTTTTTCCCCCTTTCCGGGATTTTACTTTTAGTATTAAATAAGACCATGGATAATACCGGATCAGCATGGTCCCAGGTGGACCTTATCAGGGAAGCATTTCATTATCAGAGCCGCTTTGAAAGTTCCACCATGGTTTTCAAGATCGACTATCCGGTTACCGAAGACCCGGGCTTCCCCTATTTGATGAAGGATCTGGCCCTATTGGCCCAGACGGGGTTCCGGGTGGTAATCGTTCCCGGGGCCAAGGAATGGATCGACTCGGTGCTCCTGGAATACGGAATTGTATCAAACTATTCGGGCAGTACACGGATTACCACGGCTGCGGCGATTCCCTTTGTGGAGATGGCGGCCTTCCATGTGGCCACCCAGGTTATGACCGGCCTGGCGGCGGGGAGTTCCGTGGTACCCGGCGGTAAGACCGGCCGGGTTGACGCGGTAATTGGCAACTTTGTCCGCGCCAGGGGGCTTGGGGTAGAAGGCGGCGTCGATATGGAACAAACCGGCCAGGTGGACCGTATCCTCACCGACCCCATAAGCCGGGTCCTGGACCTGGGGATGGTCCCCATACTCCCCTGCATAGGCTGGAGCCCCGCGGGGAAGCCCTACAACGTGTCCAGTGACGAAATTGCCCTGGCCGCCTCCACCGCCCTTGGGGCGATAAAACTCTTTATCGTCACCCTGGACCAGGGGCTTCGGGCGCCGACCTATGCCCTGCCGGAGAACATCCAGTTCGGGGAAAATGGCCGTATCATCCGGCTCACCCCCCAGGAAACGGAAACCGTTCTTGAGATGAACCTCTCCTTCGGCGCCGGGGATAAGCCCCTGGACGAACTACGGCTGGCCCTTCAGGCTTCCAAGGCCGGGGTTGAACGGGTCCATATCATCGACGGCCGGGAAGAAGGGGCGGTACTCCGGGAACTTTTCTCCAACCTCGGTGCAGGAACCATGATCTACGCCGACGATTACGAATCTATCCGGCCCTTAAAGAACCGGGATATTCCGGACATACTCCGGCTCATGGAACCCCTGATGCAGAAGGGGGTCCTGGTACGGCGGCGCCCCGAAGACATTCAGGAAAAGAAAGACGATTATGCGGTGTTTGAAATTGACGATTCGGTCCACGCCTGCGGCGCCCTCCACGACTGGGGCGAGGGGCAGGGTGAAATTGCCGCCCTTACCACGGACCCCGCCTACGCCGACATGGGCTTGGGCCGGCGCATCGTCCGCTATCTCATCGACAGGGCTAAAAAGCAGGGCCTACGCCGGGTCTTTATCCTCACCACCCGTACCCAGGATTGGTTTGAACTCCTGGGCTTCAAGGAATGTCCTATCGATAGTCTTCCCGAAAAGAAACGGCGGAACTATGACCGGGAACGGAAAAGTAAGGCTTACGCACTGGAACTATCCCTTTGAATAACCCTGTGAGCCGGACATATCGCAAAAACGCCGGTGGGGTGGGAAATCCCCAGCGCGGGATGCTTGTAGAGTCTGCTTCCGCAGCCCCGCTACGCGGGTCTACTACAGCAGGGAATTCCAAATATCCCGCGCTGTGGCTTCCCCACCCCACCGGCGCCTATGCACTTAGCCTGTGTTTGAGTGTATTTCCCAGGAGCCGGCATATCGCCTAACTAAGCTTGGCGCATCACCCGGTACCGGAGCCGCCAAACTAAGTTTTGCTTAACTAAGTTTAGCGCATTGTTTGGGGGCGGAAATTGCCTAACTAAGTGTGGGGCTACCTGACAAAAGCGGGCGGAGGGAGGGGCATCCCCGGCCGAACACATTTGGAATTCCTCGCTGTAGTAGACCCGCGCAGCGGGGCTGCGGAAGCGAATTCTACAAGCGTGTGAGCGCCGGGGATGCCCCTCCCTCCGCCCGTTTTGCCATATCGCCTGCCACATCTTCTGAGTTCTTCTCTCTTTGTCAGTAAGATCCGTGGTTATTCCCGGACGGCCTTTTAACGCCGCCCCAGTTCAGTAAGACTTTGTATGGTCCTTTGACTTCCGGTGTACGCATCCTTGAACAAACGATAGTATTGCTGATATATGCCATGGTTCTCCGGGTTAGGAGTATAAATCCTGTCTTTATACCGGACAAAGGAAGCGCAGGCTTCTTCAATAGAACTAAAAACACCGGAACCAAGGCCGGCCATAAGCGCAGCGCCTATACAGGCCTGTTCTTCCGATACCGTTGTTTTTAACGGAATGTTATAGATATCCGCCTGCATTTGCAGCCAAACCGGGCTCCGCGCCCCTCCGCCGGAGGCGATCAGCTCCTCCGCCTGTAAGCCCAGGTCACCGCAAACTTCGATACATTGCAGCAAGGCATAGGTAACCCCCTCCATAACCGCCCGGGCCAGGTGAGTTCCCGAAGTGTTCAGGTTAAGCCCCATGAACATACCGCTTATGTTGGGGTTTACATGGGGGGTTCTTTCACCATTTAGGTAGGGTAAAAAAAGGAGACCACCGCTGCCGGGATTTAGTTTTTCTATTTCCCCATCCAAGGTACGGTAATCCACCGGGGGGAGGATGTTTCTGAACCATTTGAAGGCCAGACCGGCGCTCATGGTTGCACCCATGGTTATCCAGGCCCCGCTCCGGTAGGCGCAGAAGGTGTTGGTAGATAAGCTGGGGTTCCGGATCGGCCGGTCACTTTGGAAGCAAACCTGGCCGCTGGTTCCGATGTTCACCGTGGCCTGGCCGGGATGTATCGCTCCGTTTCCAACGGCCTGCATAACCTGATCGGCGCCGCCGTTAACAACCGCCGTCCCTTCCCAAAGGCCCGTGGCTTCCGCAGCTTTTTTGCTTACCCTTCCGGCAACATGATCCGAAGCGGAACATTCGGGGAAAAATTCCAGGGGAATATCCAGGGCGTTCAGCACTTCCTTAGACCAGCAGTTATGCTGTATGTCATAGGCGAGGGTGGCCGATGCGTCCGAGTAATCGGAACTCAGTTCCCCGCAGAGCATCATTTTCAAAAAATCCTTCGGCAAAAAAGCATACCGCACCCGGTCGTACAGTTCGGGCTCATTATCCCGTATCCAAACCAGGGAAGTTAAAAGAAAGCCCGTATATACCGGATTCAGCTGGGAACCGCTGAGATGCTTTTCTGTAAAGATCCGGTTGATTTTCTGTACCTGTACGCCGGACCGGGCATCGCAATGCAGTATGGCAGGACGGATTACATTCCTATCCTTATCAAGAAGCACGGCGCCATGCATCTGCCCGGAAAAACTTATCCCCCGTATTTCAGAAGCGGGGGCATTCAAACGGGAAAGGGCATTCCGGATACATTCGCAGCAGGCGGACCACCAAACTTCTGTTTTCTGTTCCGCATACCCATTAACCGGTGAATCAAATTGATACGCCTTGGAACTTTCCGCTTGTATCACACCCTTAGTATCAATGATGATCACCTTCAAACTTGAGGTGCCTAAGTCAATGCCCATTAAAAATGACATGGATCCGTTCCTTAACGCCGGTTAATTTTCTGTATAGCCCCGGCCAGCGCCCGCAGCCGTACCACCCGTCCTCCGCCAAAGGCCCGGTAACGCTCGCCGTCATCGGAGAAGGCGGAAGCCTGTTCGCCGGGGAATGGGGGGTACCGGGACTGGGTCCAGACCAGGGAAGGGTCGGAGAGACTTGTTTCCGGGTGGGCAGGGTTAAAGTAAATAAGGGATTCATGGACCCCCCGTTCCGCCAGGGGCGCCTCGTCGGTACTTTGGAGATAGCGGACTACCCCTTCGCGGAGATCCACCGATTGGATTACCGCAGAATGGACCATGCCTCCGTTGGAGCCCCGGAAAAGGAGGACATCCGCCGGCTGTATGTTCCGGATTTCATCCTTGACGGAAATTATTTCCCGGCTCCGGGAATTGAAGAACCAGGTTCCCACATAGTAGGAAACATCACCGCCTCTGGCGCCTATGGCCCGGCGCAGGGTCCGGCCAAGGTCTATGCCGCCTTTTTTAGCCACCAGGGAAAGGGTATGCCAGACAAAGCCGGAACAGTCCATGCCTGTCCAGCCTATACAGTAAAGGTAATTGTACACGTCGGTTTCGCTGATGCCCCCGCCGGACACGAGTACGTAGGGGCGGTGGGGCAAGCCCCGATAGGCCCCGGCCTTCATCCGGGCTATGTCGAAGAGGTCCCGGGAATGGGTCCAGGTCTGGGTGGGGATATCGAGGATCATCACCTTTTCTCTGCCGTCCCCCAGGGTTTCCGTATAGCTTTGAAAATCATCGCTGTCCAGGGTTTCGGTAATGTTTTGCCAAAGATATGCGGGGTCCGCCTTGCCGCCACCCAGGAACTCCCATGACTGTTCCGACAGCTGATCCCGCTCGTTGTTCTGGGCAAAGGGCATACGGAGGTTCATCACCTTACCGTCCAGGATGTAGGTCTTGAAACATTGGCGGTAGGCTTCTTCGATTACCCCTTCAACGCCGCTTCCCCAAACCCGGGCGGGATCGGAAAAGGCCGCCAGGTTCCGTTCGGTTTCCTCATCGGGATGTAAAGCGGGGATAATCAGGAGATATAGGGCATATAAAAAAACGATCCTTCTTCCCATTTCAGCCTTATCTTAACTATAATACTAACTATATCGACCGATTTATGTATGAATACAAGGGGGCCTTGGCTGCCATGGAACAAAGCGCGACCAAAACTTTCGGAATCCTTACCGCCGGCGGGGATTGCCCGGGCTTAAACGCCGCCATCCGGGGGGTGTGCCGGGCCGCCCACGACCGGTATAACATGACCGCCGTGGGTATCGCCAACGGTTACCGGGGGCTCATTGACGAGGACTGGCGGATACTGCGGCCGGTAGACTTTATGGGGATACTCACCAGGGGGGGGACCATCCTGGGAACCAGCCGGGAAAAGCCCTTCAAAGCCCGGTCCAGGGAATACAACAACGATATCGGGGAAGATAAGGTGGAGGCGATTAAGGAAAACTACCAGAAGCTCAAGCTGGACTGCCTGGTGGTCCTTGGGGGGAACGGTACCAATACCACAGGGTACCTCCTCTCCCGGGAAGGGCTGAACGTGCTGGGACTTCCCAAAACTATCGATAATGACATTATAGGGACCGACCGGACCTTCGGTTTCCACTCCGCCCTGTCCATCGCCACGGAAGCCATAGACAGGCTCCATTCCACCGCCCAGAGCCACAGCCGGGTGATGATCATCGAACTGATGGGGCATAAGGCGGGCTGGCTATCCCTCTACGCGGGGGTAGCCGGCGGGGGTGACATCATCCTGATCCCGGAAATTCCCTACGATATTAAAGTTATTGCCCGGCATCTGGAAAAACGGACAGCCAGCGGCAGGAGTTTTTCCATTGTGGTGGTAGCCGAAGGCGCCATGTCGGTGGAGGAAGCGCGGATGGAAAAGAAGGAGCGGAAGAAGTACCGGGAACAGACCGTTTCCCCTTCCATAGCCTACCGGCTGGCCCGGGAGATTGAGGCCGAAACGGGGCTGGAAACCCGGGCCACGGTCCTGGGCTATACCCAGCGGGGTGGCATACCCAGCGCGTCGGACCGGGTTCTGGCCACCAGCCTGGGTACCGAGGCGGCGAATCTTCTGGCCCGGGGGGAATACGGCAAAATGGTCGCCCTGCAGGGGGATGCCATCGGCGCAGTGGATCTCAGTGTGCCCGCAGGAAAGGTTAAGACCGTACCGGCGGATCATTATATGGTCGATACGGCCATGGCCGTGGGAACCTGTATGGGGGTATGAGATGCAGTTTGAACTTACCGAGGCACTGATCGATGATATTGTCTTCACCATGGAAAATCAGGAATGGATTTCTTACCTGGATACCCAGGAGGGAACGGTAGTTTCCGAAGACGATGCGGATCTGAAGAATGATGACAGAGACCGGTACATAGACCTTCCCGGCTGGGATTCCTCGGATGGTTACAACCTGATGGAACAGTTTGCCGCCGGGTTTAAAAACAAGGTGATCCGGACTAAGCTCAGCGCCGCCCTAAACCGGGGGAAGGGGGTATTCCGGGCCTTTAAGGATACCCTCGCTGAACATCCGGAGGCGGAAAAACTCTGGTATGCCTACAAAGACCGGGAGATGAAACGGGCGGTGATTCGCTGGTACAATACCCTGCGGGAAGCGTGGGGCTTGGAAAGTATTGGCGAAGAACCGGAGGAAACCGAAGATCTGGTTCAGGAAGATTTTAGGGTCCGGGAGCCTGTTCCGGAGGATGCGGAAAGGACGGCGGAACTGCACAAACTTTGCCTTGCAGAGAGTCCCCCCCCAGGCGCAATCCCCCATTGGTCCTTTCCGGGACAACTTGCCCTGGTTGCCGAAACCGGGAGTGGGGATTTCGCCGCCCATATCAGCGGGGCCGTTACGGGAAAAAGCCTGGAAATTACCGCCCTGGAAGTCCACCCGGAATACCGCGGCATGGGTATCGGGGAAACCCTGCTCATCCGATTGGTGGGTATGGCGGAGACCAGCGGGGTATCGGAAATTCTCATTGATGTTCCCCAGGACGCCGAAGGGTTTTCCCGGGTACTGCTCCGTGAATCCTTTACGCCCGTTCGGACCAGATACTGCAGAAAAAATATGGCATATTGAGTAAATTTTATTTATATGTCATGCTAAGATAAATTTTTAATAATAGGATGCATGAATGTCCGCAATAAACGATGAAAAAGTTAAAAACCGTCTTGATGAAATTTTAAAAAATATTCAGACCGAGGCGGATCCTCATTTGCTCAATCAATATCGTTCCCTTATCCGGAAGAAGGTTTCCTTTTTCCAGCGTTCCTACCTGGCTGCCTATCTTCTGATGCTCCAGGATCAGGCGGGCGGCGGCAGGTCCCGCGACATGCAACGAAGTTCCCCGCGCAAATCCGGCGGCGGTGAGCCCCCCCGGACCAGATCGAACAACACCCGGGACAATACCCGTGGGAGTGAACCAAGCGAGGGGGCAGAGCAGAACCGCCAGCCCTTACCATCGGCCCTGCCGGAGGATGAGTCCACCCGGTTGTTTATCAGCGTAGGCCGGAATCGCCGGGTCTTCCCCCGGGAAATCCTGGGGCTCATTGGTACAAAAACATCGGTTTCCAAGGATGATATCGGGATCATCAATATCCTGAATAATTATTCCTTTGTTCAGGTCCGCAACTCAGTGGCGGAGGAGATAATCGAAGCCCTGAACGGCATCAATTTCCGCGGCAGGACACTTGCGGTAAACTATGCCAGAAGCCGGAAAGAAGAAGACGGAGACAGCTTGGCTGCGCCATTGGAAGGGCTGCCCGGGGATAACAACGATGATACCGATTCCTACTCCGACTTTGATGATAGTTCCACTGCGGATCCCGAGACTGACGCAGACTCCAAAGAAGACTGATCCGGACAGCTTACTGCAGCAGATAGAAGATCATGGTGATAAAAAGAATATTTATCACCATCCCTATTACCACGAATAAACCCCCGGTGATCTCCAGGATATAGGCGCTCTGGGTGTAGCGTTTAGCCAGAATCTCCGGTTCCCCCGGTATGGCTCCAAAAACTGCACAGGGGTCCCGGGGTCTAATCGGAACCCCATCAGAAAGTACCCCAAAAACATACCAGCCTTCACCCTTTCTGGGCCGTTGCTCCGAAATGAGCAGAGGAGGAGAATCCTCCCCAGTGGGAAGCTCCTCATACCAGACTGCTCCATAGTTTTCGCCATTGGGAAGCCGTCCAACGTTGAGGCTTCCCGATGGGAGCTGCCCAACAGGGAGTCCCGTTGGAGACCCGTCCTGATGAAAGTCCCGAAAGTATTTAAGGGGCAGTCTGGCCAAATCCCGGTATGCCCGGAAAATACGGGCCCGCCACCAGAGCCGCCGGTACAGCACCGTGAGCAGTACCCCCGGCGGCAGCAGGGGCAGCAGGGGCGCAAAGAGGGCGATGACCGCGCTGATTACGGTTAAGCGAAAGGCAGGCCGGGGAAGAACGGATGCGGCGATGAAAACCTGGGAAAAAACGTTAAGGATAAAGCCATAGGGGGTGATTCGGTTCCAGTACTCGTTCTGGTGCCGTCCCGCCCGGATTGCCCGGGTGGCAAGGGTATGATCCGGACCGTCATAAAAAATAACCAGCAAAGGATGCTCCTTGGTAGAAACAAAGGTCCACCTGTCTTCCAGACGGGTAAGGAGCCCCCCCACAAAAACCTTGGCCCCCTCGGTGAGGGTAGAAATCCGATCCCAGCGTATCCGCTCAGGAGACTCCTCCCCGGGATCAAAGGGTCCCAGGGATTCGCCCCCCTCGGGCATGGGGAGCATATACGTATGGGCTCCCTCCAGGGCAATGGGGATAGTCATGGTATCGCTGCGGATCCAAAGGGTTTGGCCGTCCGGAGGAGAAACTCGGCCCTTATGGGCTTCGGCGGAGGAGCCTGTGAGAGATTCAAAACCTCCGGTAAACCGGTAAAGGCCCCCTTCCGGGGGGGTATTCTGACAGGCGGCGTAATCCAGCACAGGCTGCAGGCACAGTTCGTCAAACCGGCGGCGGAAGATACGCCAGGAACGGCGTAAGAAAAAAGCCCCCGCCACCGGTACCAGCCCACACCAGAGAAAGACCATAGCGATGATTACTAGCAAATAGGTGTTACGCAGGGTATTATACCTCCATGATCGATTCTATTGTTGTGGGGGCCATTGCAACCAACTGTTGGATCTATTCCCAAAACGCTGAATGCGCGGTTATCGATCCCGGAGCAGATCCCAAGGTCATCATTTCCCGGCTTAAGCGGCTCAATCTGCGCCCCCGGTATATTCTACTTACCCACGGCCATTTTGACCATATCGCCGCCCTGCCCGACCTTGTAGCAGCCTTTAAGGACGCCCCCCCGGTTATTGCCATCCACCGGGATGATGGGAAGTACCTGGGTCCCAATGCCTACGAAGTCCACCGGGAAAGTTTCACCGCAGCTGCAGGGAACGCCGACTATGTGGACGCCCTCTGGAAGGACATGCCTCAAGCAGACGAACTCCTCTCCGAGGGCAGCGTCATCGGCCCCTTTACAACCCTGCACCTCCCAGGCCACACCCGAGGTTCTGTCGGTTTCTACGACAAAGAAGCAAAGGTCCTCTTTAGCGGCGACACCCTGTTCCGGGGCGACTGCGGCCGCACGGATCTCCCCGGCGGAAGCTGGCCCGAGATTCAGCAAAGCCTCCGCCGCCTCTCAACCATGGACAAGGACATTACGGTCTACCCGGGGCACGGGCCAACCACCACTATCGGCGATGAAGCCGGAAACACGTACTAATCGCAATAACGGGCAGGGGGAGGGGGGTGCCTGTCCTCACACGCATGTAGAGTCTGCTTCCGCAGCCCCGCTGTGCGGGTCTACTACAGCAGGGAATTCCATATGTGCTCGGGCAGGCACTCCCCTCCCCCTGCCCGCCGGTGTTTGTTAGGTGTTTCCGGCATCATCTAACATCGCTAAACGGAGTGACTACACCGGTTAGCGCTTTGAGAGGGCTTCGGCAATATCGTAGCAGTAATCTCCTAACTTTTCGATACGGCGGACTAGGTCGATAAAGAGTAATTCGGTTTTTACATCCACCCCGGCTTCGATCCGTTTGCGTCCCAGTCTGCGTAGTTTATTACGGGATTTGTCGATTTCGCTTTCCAGGTCCCTGGCGCGTCCAATCTGTTCCTCCGTCAAATTCTGTCCCAAACATTCCCGCAGCAGGACAAGAAAATCCTCCACCAGATTCATGTAGGGCGACAGGGCATTCATCTCCTTTTCCCTGAATATCTGGTTCTTTTTAACGCTCCGTTCCAGAAGCAGACCGACGCTGTAGCAATCATCGGTCATGTCCTCCAGGTCGGCGATAATCCGCAGGAGTTGTGAAACCCACTGTTCGGATCGGGAATTCAGCTGCTCGCGGGTGCATTCCATGAGAAAAGCCGTCAAGGCTTCCCGCATTTGGTCGGCGTATTCTTCCTTCCGCTTCATGTTCTCCACCAGGAAAGTGACCGCTTCTTCCTTATCCCCAGTTTTCTTAAGGGACTGTAAACCGCTGCTAAAGGCGGCATACATGGAAGATACAAGCCCCGCCATGTCACGGATCTCCTTTTCCGCCCGGATAATATTCAGTTCCGGAGTATCCTGGAGAATATTGGACTGATATTCCAGCTTATAGGGGACGTTTTCCCCGGAGACATCCCTTCTGTCCTTAACGAGCCAAGAAACCAGAGCGGCAAACTGTTTAACAAAGGGCAGTAAAACAAGGGTGGTGACCAAATTAAAGGCCGTATGGAACATGGTCAGATGAAAGGCTATCATCGCCCGCGCCTTCTCATTCCCCAGGAGCAGCGCCGCTGTATCAACATCGCCGGGGATAATATGGTCCACCAGCCATATAAAGGGTTTAAAAAAAATGATGACGATAAGCGCGCCGATAACGTTAAAAAGCACATGCACCAGGGCGGTTTGTTTTGCCGCAGGCTTTGCGCCGATAGCCGCTATGGGTGCGCTGACGGTGGTACCGATATTAGCCCCCAGGATCATGGCAGCGGACATTTCAAAGTTGATCACCCCCTTACTCGCCAGGGTGATGATCAGAATGGTTGTGGCGGTGGATGAATTCATCATCAGGGTAACCACCGCTCCTGCTCCCACACCGATAAGCACTGAGAGGGCGCCCCTGCCGGAAAGATCGGCGATAAAGGACACCGCCTCCGGGGTTATCTCCGGAAGGGAGGTGGTCAGAAAATTCAGCCCCAGGAACAGAAAGCCAAAGCCCATTATGGCTGAGCCAAAATCCCGGTACCGCCATTTGACCGCCCGCATGATAAAACCAATCCCCACCGCAGGGAGGGCGAAGGAGGAGATATCAATACCGAAGCCCAGGAGGGACACCATCCAGGCAGTCAGGGTGGTGCCGATATTGGTCCCCATGATCACCCCGATGGACTGTTTCACCGTGAGGAGTCCGGCGTTCACGAAGGAAACCACCATCACCGAAACTGCCGCGGAGGAATGGATCAGAAAGGTAATCACCAGCCCGGAGAGAACCCCGATAAAGCGGTTCCCGGTCATAAAGTTCAGAGCCCGCTGCAGGCGCTCTCCGGAGGCCTGCTGAATCCCGTCGCTCATCACCTTCATCCCATACAATAAAAGGCAGAGTCCGCCGATTACCTTAAAAAGAATTCCGATAACTTGCACGCCAAAGTACCTACCCGGTATGGGACAAGACCCCTGCAATATTGTAGCAGTAGTCGCCCACTTTTTCTATACGCCGTACCACGTCTATAAACAGTAATTCTGTTTTGACATCCTCCCCTGCCTCTATCCGTTTCCGGCCCAGCTTCCGGAGCCTGTCCCGGGATTTATCAATGGTGTTTTCCAGTTTTTCCGCAAAGACCGCCTGCTCATCAGTAATACTACGGCCCACATGCCCCTTCACAAAGGCAAGAAAATCCTCCACATGGGCAACGTATGGCGCCAGGGCTTCCATCTCTTTTTTCTTAAAGAGCAGATCCTTCTTCACGCTCCGATCAAGGAGGAGGCTGACGCTGAAACAATCGTCGGTCATATCCTCCAGGTCGGAAATGATCCGCAGGAGCTGGGACACCTTTGTTTCCGACTGGTGGCTCAGCTGCTGGCGGGTGCACTCAAGAAGGAACCGGGTCAGCTCCACCCGCATGTCATCCGCATAAGCCTCCTTGGCCCGCATTTCCTCCACCAGGGTTTCCACAATGGGCGTCTTATCACCCTCTTCCCGAAACAACGCTAAGGTTTCGCTTACCTTGGCAAACATGGAGGCGGCAAGGTCGGTCATGTCCCGGATTTCCTTTTCCGCCCGGATGATGTTCAACTCCGGGGTGCTGCGGGTCGAATGCTGGTATTCCAGATGGTAGGTCCTGGGCAGCGCCAGCTTACCGTCCTTGTCTTTTATAAGGAAAGAAACCAGGGCGGCAAGCTGGGGCACTATAGGAAGGAATACGAGGGTACACATGATATTGAAGACCGAATGGAACATAGCCAGATGGGTGACTATTCCCACACCCATGGGATCGCCGGGAACTAATAGATCCACCAGATGTATTAGGGGCTTAAAGAAAATAACCGCAATAACGCTTCCCGCCACATTGAAAAGCACATGCACCAGGGCGGTTTGTTTTGCCGCAGTTTTAGTCCCAATGGCGGCCAGAATGGCGTCGATGGTGGTACCGATATTGGCGCCCAGGATCATGGCGGCGGCAATCTCAAAATTGATAACCCCTCCCCAGGCCAGGGTGATAACCAGGGTAATGGTGGCTGCGGAAGAGTGCATCAACAGGGTAACCACCGTACCGGCGCCCATCCCGATGAGCGCCGAAAGGAAGCCCAGATTGGAAACCCGCTGAATAAACGCCAGGGATTCGGGGTCAACCGTAGGCAGAGCATCGGTGAGGAACTTGAGCCCCAGAAAAATAAAACCGAAGCCCATGAAGGCGGCCCCCAGGACCTGATGTTTCCACTTAATCACCCCCATGAGGAAGCCTACCGCAATCGCCGGCAGGGCAAGGGCGGAAATATCTATGCTAAACCCGATAAGGGACACAATCCAGGCAGTGGTGGTGGTACCGATATTGGCCCCCATGATCACCCCGATGGCCTGGGTAAGGGAAAGGAGACCGGCATTCACAAAGGATACCAGCATAACTGAAACTGCCGACGAGGACTGGACCAGGGCGGT is part of the Treponema primitia ZAS-1 genome and encodes:
- a CDS encoding Na/Pi cotransporter family protein, producing the protein MQVIGILFKVIGGLCLLLYGMKVMSDGIQQASGERLQRALNFMTGNRFIGVLSGLVITFLIHSSAAVSVMVVSFVNAGLLTVKQSIGVIMGTNIGTTLTAWMVSLLGFGIDISSFALPAVGIGFIMRAVKWRYRDFGSAIMGFGFLFLGLNFLTTSLPEITPEAVSFIADLSGRGALSVLIGVGAGAVVTLMMNSSTATTILIITLASKGVINFEMSAAMILGANIGTTVSAPIAAIGAKPAAKQTALVHVLFNVIGALIVIIFFKPFIWLVDHIIPGDVDTAALLLGNEKARAMIAFHLTMFHTAFNLVTTLVLLPFVKQFAALVSWLVKDRRDVSGENVPYKLEYQSNILQDTPELNIIRAEKEIRDMAGLVSSMYAAFSSGLQSLKKTGDKEEAVTFLVENMKRKEEYADQMREALTAFLMECTREQLNSRSEQWVSQLLRIIADLEDMTDDCYSVGLLLERSVKKNQIFREKEMNALSPYMNLVEDFLVLLRECLGQNLTEEQIGRARDLESEIDKSRNKLRRLGRKRIEAGVDVKTELLFIDLVRRIEKLGDYCYDIAEALSKR
- a CDS encoding Na/Pi cotransporter family protein, whose product is MDYIGIAFKVIGGLCLFLYGMKVMSDGVQQAAGDRMQRVLNFMTKNRFIGVLTGMVVTALVQSSSAVSVMLVSFVNAGLLSLTQAIGVIMGANIGTTTTAWIVSLIGFSIDISALALPAIAVGFLMGVIKWKHQVLGAAFMGFGFIFLGLKFLTDALPTVDPESLAFIQRVSNLGFLSALIGMGAGTVVTLLMHSSAATITLVITLAWGGVINFEIAAAMILGANIGTTIDAILAAIGTKTAAKQTALVHVLFNVAGSVIAVIFFKPLIHLVDLLVPGDPMGVGIVTHLAMFHSVFNIMCTLVFLPIVPQLAALVSFLIKDKDGKLALPRTYHLEYQHSTRSTPELNIIRAEKEIRDMTDLAASMFAKVSETLALFREEGDKTPIVETLVEEMRAKEAYADDMRVELTRFLLECTRQQLSHQSETKVSQLLRIISDLEDMTDDCFSVSLLLDRSVKKDLLFKKKEMEALAPYVAHVEDFLAFVKGHVGRSITDEQAVFAEKLENTIDKSRDRLRKLGRKRIEAGEDVKTELLFIDVVRRIEKVGDYCYNIAGVLSHTG
- a CDS encoding MBL fold metallo-hydrolase; its protein translation is MIDSIVVGAIATNCWIYSQNAECAVIDPGADPKVIISRLKRLNLRPRYILLTHGHFDHIAALPDLVAAFKDAPPVIAIHRDDGKYLGPNAYEVHRESFTAAAGNADYVDALWKDMPQADELLSEGSVIGPFTTLHLPGHTRGSVGFYDKEAKVLFSGDTLFRGDCGRTDLPGGSWPEIQQSLRRLSTMDKDITVYPGHGPTTTIGDEAGNTY